One Amorphoplanes digitatis genomic window carries:
- a CDS encoding CU044_2847 family protein has translation MPTRLIELTDGTLVEVEATTTYSREISGGLAERVQTAFDQLQPVLVRVCRPVIAMCRELRSEGEIEAAEIQLGFSFEGEGNIYLAKVKSGANIMVNLKIKTAAE, from the coding sequence ATGCCTACTCGCCTGATCGAGCTGACCGACGGCACCCTGGTGGAAGTAGAAGCGACCACCACCTACTCGCGCGAGATCAGCGGCGGACTCGCCGAGCGGGTCCAGACGGCGTTCGACCAATTGCAACCCGTTCTGGTGCGCGTGTGCCGGCCGGTGATCGCCATGTGCAGGGAGCTGCGGTCCGAGGGCGAGATCGAGGCAGCCGAGATCCAGCTCGGTTTCAGCTTCGAAGGCGAAGGCAACATCTATTTGGCCAAAGTCAAGTCCGGCGCGAACATCATGGTGAATCTGAAGATCAAGACCGCCGCGGAATAG
- a CDS encoding NIPSNAP family protein, whose protein sequence is MIVELRRYTLREGRRDELIDLFDREFVETQEELGMAVLGQFRDLDRPDQFVWLRGFPDMRSRRAGLAAFYTGPVWARHGPAANATMLDSDDVLLLREIVALPVFDRADADPASILHATIWYWADPFPDPAGYPPDTLAVLRTEYATNDFPALPVREGEHALLWLTRSPLQLDAPEKVTRTEHFRLSPTRRSSLY, encoded by the coding sequence GTGATCGTCGAACTGCGCCGCTACACCCTGCGCGAGGGCCGCCGCGACGAGCTGATCGACCTGTTCGACCGCGAATTCGTCGAGACGCAGGAGGAGCTCGGGATGGCGGTGCTGGGCCAGTTCCGCGATCTCGACCGGCCCGACCAGTTCGTGTGGCTGCGCGGATTCCCCGACATGCGGTCACGCCGCGCCGGCCTGGCCGCCTTCTACACCGGCCCGGTCTGGGCCAGGCACGGGCCGGCCGCGAACGCGACGATGCTCGACTCGGACGATGTACTCCTGCTCCGCGAGATCGTTGCGCTGCCGGTGTTCGACCGAGCCGACGCCGATCCGGCCTCGATTCTGCACGCGACGATCTGGTACTGGGCCGACCCCTTCCCCGATCCCGCCGGGTACCCGCCGGACACCTTGGCCGTACTCCGAACCGAGTACGCCACGAACGACTTCCCCGCGCTGCCGGTTCGCGAGGGCGAGCACGCGCTCCTGTGGCTCACCCGGTCACCCCTTCAGCTGGATGCCCCCGAGAAGGTGACGAGGACCGAACACTTCCGCCTCTCCCCCACCCGACGCTCCAGCCTGTACTGA
- a CDS encoding acyltransferase domain-containing protein encodes MDLHDIAARLGVPVEDIERVDRLAGDRPSAPLPAKADAPAILDRLGVRPDDAAEIIAGWPDPDSTLWTPELRWLLDRSIALVRGDLGGHEWLPPGPELPRDRGLAWRHLYVYAYLALVDVVTEYHRDHGIPDAVSWVTLADLGRNLAVDRRMHGEGWPVMQSWLTLHARGGLYELGRLQHQRGDTAISLHIPDAGPLTPEAVDASLDEARAFFPRHFPDEPYTAFSCGSWLLDPQLLRYLPGDSNIARFQHRFELEPYEEPEGLDADVEMLRFVFRTLSTPLDQLPRRTVLQRATIDHLKAGGHWHWRRGSFPI; translated from the coding sequence GTGGATCTGCACGACATTGCCGCACGGCTCGGGGTACCCGTCGAGGACATCGAGCGCGTGGACCGGCTCGCCGGCGACCGGCCGTCGGCTCCGTTGCCCGCCAAGGCCGACGCGCCGGCGATCCTCGACCGGCTCGGGGTCCGGCCGGACGACGCCGCGGAAATCATCGCGGGCTGGCCCGACCCCGACTCGACACTGTGGACCCCGGAGCTGCGCTGGCTGCTCGACCGCTCGATCGCCCTCGTCCGCGGGGACCTCGGGGGCCACGAATGGCTGCCGCCCGGCCCGGAACTGCCGCGCGATCGCGGCCTCGCCTGGCGACATCTCTACGTGTACGCCTACCTGGCCCTGGTCGACGTCGTCACCGAGTACCACCGCGACCACGGCATCCCCGATGCCGTTTCGTGGGTGACCCTCGCCGACCTGGGCCGCAACCTCGCGGTCGACCGGCGGATGCACGGCGAGGGCTGGCCGGTCATGCAGAGCTGGCTGACGCTGCACGCCCGCGGCGGCCTCTACGAGCTGGGCCGGCTGCAACACCAGCGCGGCGACACCGCCATCAGCCTGCACATCCCCGACGCCGGGCCGCTGACACCGGAGGCGGTCGACGCGTCGCTCGACGAGGCCCGCGCGTTCTTCCCGCGCCACTTTCCCGACGAGCCCTACACGGCCTTCTCCTGCGGCTCGTGGCTGCTCGACCCGCAGCTGCTGCGGTACCTGCCCGGCGACTCCAACATCGCCCGGTTCCAGCACAGGTTCGAGCTGGAGCCCTACGAGGAGCCGGAGGGGCTGGACGCCGACGTCGAGATGCTGCGGTTCGTGTTCCGCACCCTGAGCACGCCGCTCGACCAGCTGCCGCGCCGCACCGTGCTCCAGCGCGCGACCATCGACCACCTGAAGGCGGGCGGCCACTGGCACTGGCGCCGCGGCAGCTTCCCGATCTAG
- a CDS encoding TIGR03089 family protein: MQSTANADLSVLLTGADRPLLTYYDDATGERTELSATDLGGWAARTASLLREDCGLAPGAHAGVLLPPHWQTAAVLLGAWSAGIAVSFRSWARAGLQPAPERTLDAVFVSRARLDSWLEEVPPARHRYVLSLAPDGERPDDVPAGYLDFITEALRHPDDVPAYVPAGQHDAASTDGTSYAQWGEIAQSIAASLDLRAGDRVLIDASQREEPVGWLLAPLSAGASIVLCANLDRDVLDDRIAAEGVTRVL; the protein is encoded by the coding sequence ATGCAGTCGACCGCCAACGCCGATCTGTCCGTCCTGCTGACCGGTGCCGACCGACCGCTGCTGACCTACTACGACGACGCCACCGGCGAGCGGACCGAACTCAGCGCCACGGATCTGGGTGGCTGGGCCGCGCGGACCGCGAGCCTGCTGCGCGAGGACTGCGGGCTGGCGCCCGGTGCGCACGCCGGGGTCCTGCTCCCGCCGCACTGGCAGACCGCCGCGGTGCTGCTCGGCGCCTGGTCCGCGGGGATCGCCGTCTCGTTCAGGTCGTGGGCGCGGGCGGGCCTGCAACCGGCCCCCGAGCGCACCCTGGACGCCGTCTTCGTCTCACGCGCACGGCTGGACAGCTGGCTCGAGGAGGTGCCGCCGGCCCGGCACCGCTACGTCCTGAGCCTGGCACCGGACGGCGAACGGCCCGACGACGTGCCGGCCGGCTACCTGGACTTCATCACCGAGGCGCTGCGCCACCCGGATGACGTCCCGGCCTACGTGCCGGCCGGTCAGCACGACGCGGCCAGCACCGACGGCACAAGCTACGCGCAGTGGGGCGAGATCGCGCAGAGCATCGCCGCCTCGCTGGACCTACGGGCGGGTGACCGCGTGCTGATCGACGCGTCCCAGCGGGAAGAGCCCGTGGGCTGGCTGCTGGCGCCGCTGTCAGCCGGCGCCTCGATCGTGCTCTGCGCCAACCTGGACCGCGACGTTCTCGACGACCGGATCGCCGCCGAGGGTGTCACCCGAGTCCTGTAA
- a CDS encoding GNAT family N-acetyltransferase: MEIRQITAAERTDAMFPLQSYAFMPSPWADTDRETYARRMQYYDTAVSLVAEEDGQALAGVAAFPMRQNVRGVVHDMAGVASVATHPAARRRGFVRALLGRLLHEMHDRGSTVSTLYPFRASFYGRFGFVGLPRVRTAAFAPEGLSHLLRADLRGEVERLPMREAFDDYNALTLRLLGERHGFSVFDEVRTAEFRESPARWVAIARVDGEVVGAVAYRIDEFGGDLFTDDLLVTGPLGRALLLQFFARHVDQVARIVMKIGVDEVPELWGTDLAVLAEGRVAFPRRGGPMARLLSMEALTGTATPATGAVTVEVTGDEFIGGRYRLAGEDGRLVVEQSKDEPEATLTCSGISALAYGVLDPIEVTTRGFGQVDAAAIDPLTALFPKQMPYMFADF; the protein is encoded by the coding sequence ATGGAGATCCGACAGATCACCGCCGCAGAGCGCACCGACGCCATGTTCCCCCTTCAGTCTTATGCCTTCATGCCCTCGCCCTGGGCCGATACCGATCGGGAGACCTACGCCCGGCGGATGCAGTATTACGACACCGCCGTCAGCCTCGTCGCCGAGGAGGACGGGCAGGCGCTGGCCGGCGTCGCCGCGTTCCCGATGCGGCAGAACGTGCGCGGTGTCGTTCACGACATGGCCGGGGTCGCGTCCGTCGCCACCCATCCGGCCGCGCGGCGTCGCGGCTTCGTCCGGGCGCTGCTGGGCCGGCTCCTGCACGAGATGCACGACCGGGGGAGCACGGTGAGCACCCTCTATCCGTTCCGTGCGTCGTTCTACGGCCGCTTCGGCTTCGTGGGCCTTCCGCGGGTCCGGACCGCCGCCTTCGCCCCGGAGGGCCTCTCGCATCTCCTGAGAGCCGATCTGCGCGGCGAGGTGGAGCGCCTGCCCATGCGGGAGGCCTTCGACGACTACAACGCCCTGACGCTGCGCCTGCTGGGCGAGCGGCACGGCTTCTCGGTGTTCGACGAGGTGCGCACCGCCGAGTTCCGGGAGAGCCCGGCTCGCTGGGTGGCGATCGCCCGGGTCGACGGCGAGGTGGTTGGCGCCGTCGCCTATCGGATCGACGAGTTCGGCGGTGACCTGTTCACGGACGACCTGCTGGTCACGGGGCCACTGGGCCGGGCGCTGCTGTTGCAGTTCTTCGCTCGGCACGTCGACCAGGTGGCCCGGATCGTCATGAAGATCGGGGTGGACGAGGTGCCGGAGTTGTGGGGGACCGACCTCGCGGTGCTCGCCGAGGGGCGCGTCGCGTTTCCCCGCCGGGGCGGGCCGATGGCTCGGCTGCTTTCGATGGAGGCGCTGACCGGCACCGCCACGCCGGCGACCGGGGCGGTGACGGTGGAGGTGACCGGCGACGAGTTCATCGGCGGGCGCTACCGGCTGGCCGGCGAGGACGGCCGGCTCGTTGTGGAGCAGAGCAAGGACGAGCCGGAGGCCACGCTCACCTGCTCCGGAATCTCGGCCCTCGCCTACGGCGTGCTCGACCCGATCGAGGTCACGACGAGAGGCTTCGGCCAGGTGGACGCCGCGGCGATCGACCCGCTGACCGCACTCTTCCCAAAGCAGATGCCCTACATGTTCGCCGACTTCTGA
- a CDS encoding FAD:protein FMN transferase, with protein sequence MHHAEHVMGTVVSIDLADDLPEADLRTMIGDTCGWLHEVDRRFSTYRDDSEVSRLRRREITPADYSADMRHVLEACADLWRETDGYFDAYAAGPLDPSGYVKGWSVEVASARLAEAGSVNHCVNAGGDIRARGLSGAGAPWRVGVRHPWEADKLSWVLALTDQAVATSGTYERGDHVFNPRTGGPARGLRSVTVVGPDLALADAYATAALAMGEAGIAWLAKRTADGYDSAVVTDDGRAFSSAGLPAAV encoded by the coding sequence ATGCATCACGCCGAACACGTCATGGGCACGGTCGTCAGCATCGACCTCGCGGACGACCTCCCGGAGGCGGACCTGCGGACGATGATCGGCGACACCTGCGGCTGGCTGCACGAGGTCGACCGGCGCTTCAGCACGTACCGGGACGACAGCGAGGTCAGCCGCCTGCGCCGCCGGGAGATCACACCGGCGGACTACTCGGCGGACATGCGCCACGTCCTGGAGGCGTGCGCCGACCTGTGGCGGGAGACCGACGGCTACTTCGACGCGTACGCGGCCGGCCCGCTGGACCCGTCGGGGTACGTCAAGGGGTGGTCGGTGGAGGTCGCGTCGGCCCGCCTGGCCGAGGCGGGTTCGGTGAACCACTGCGTGAACGCGGGCGGGGACATCAGGGCCCGCGGCCTGTCCGGTGCCGGCGCACCGTGGCGGGTCGGCGTCCGGCACCCGTGGGAGGCGGACAAGCTGAGCTGGGTGCTCGCGCTGACCGACCAGGCGGTGGCGACTTCCGGTACCTATGAGCGTGGCGATCATGTCTTCAATCCACGTACGGGCGGTCCCGCCCGGGGTCTCCGGTCGGTGACCGTCGTCGGCCCCGACCTTGCACTTGCCGACGCCTACGCGACTGCCGCGCTGGCCATGGGCGAGGCGGGCATCGCCTGGCTCGCCAAGCGCACCGCCGACGGCTACGACTCAGCAGTCGTAACAGACGACGGACGAGCATTCAGCTCGGCCGGTTTGCCGGCCGCAGTCTGA
- a CDS encoding FMN-binding protein, with amino-acid sequence MRRSTAAAIGTLTGAALIVGVRLSVSAPVIPAAAPPAVDLANSGQDADPSATPSKKASKKPAAPEKSPDEASGEAGGAGLTNGVFKGSAAKNPYGTVQVSIKVTGGKITAADATYPLTGDSATINPPAIASLKQATVKAQSAEVDAVSGATFTSESYVKSLQAAIDAASA; translated from the coding sequence ATGCGACGCAGCACCGCAGCAGCCATCGGGACGTTGACCGGCGCAGCTCTGATCGTCGGTGTCCGGCTGAGCGTGTCCGCACCCGTCATCCCCGCGGCCGCCCCGCCCGCGGTCGACCTGGCGAACTCGGGACAGGACGCGGACCCGAGCGCCACCCCGTCGAAGAAGGCGTCGAAGAAGCCCGCCGCCCCCGAGAAGTCCCCCGACGAGGCGTCGGGTGAGGCCGGTGGCGCCGGCCTCACCAACGGCGTCTTCAAGGGCTCGGCGGCGAAGAACCCGTACGGCACCGTCCAGGTCTCGATCAAGGTCACCGGCGGCAAGATCACCGCGGCGGACGCCACGTACCCGCTCACCGGCGACAGCGCGACGATCAACCCGCCGGCGATCGCCTCGCTCAAGCAGGCGACGGTCAAGGCACAGAGCGCCGAGGTGGACGCGGTCTCCGGCGCGACGTTCACCTCGGAGTCGTACGTGAAGTCCCTACAGGCCGCGATCGACGCCGCGTCCGCGTAA
- a CDS encoding ferredoxin reductase family protein, translating into MARANGDTAGRPGPTAFPSFDDLREPAFTQTLAPEREFWQQPDLNEGVPRGDIIVEAPSEPSGWQGTGPAIVTDDRPPAEATSGNRLLMVLLFFSGLAASLALWLFDTQAGAINDTATMMLAVGRITGLAGGYVLFIQLLMMSRVSWLEEWVGARDLLRWHRWLGTSLVVLVLAHIVFIVYGYALTAEAGVVDQAWTIITTLPEMISAAVATGLLVLISLISIRAARSKLPYELWHFIHLTAYLVLLLGYGHQVATGADLSGRFASIFWPGLSALVIAALVWGRLVEPLWLNVRHRFEVAEVVAEGTNTFSIYIDGKNLDKLPAQAGQFMRWRFLTANGWWQSHPFSLSAAPNSQWLRLTVAAVGGHTAKLAEMEPGTPIWAEGPFGTFTAQRRTRRRALLIAGGSGIAPIRALLEDMPPDTIVIYRASRPDELVFREELEDLAERRDAWVRYIVGSRNDPGPRRLFTANGLLGLVPDVNRRDVYLCGPPGLVDAAVQTLRELEVPDSQLHLDPFEF; encoded by the coding sequence ATGGCGCGAGCGAACGGCGACACTGCCGGCCGACCAGGGCCGACCGCGTTTCCATCCTTCGACGACCTGCGCGAGCCGGCGTTCACACAGACCCTCGCACCCGAGCGCGAGTTCTGGCAGCAGCCGGACCTGAACGAGGGCGTGCCCCGCGGCGACATCATCGTCGAGGCGCCGTCCGAGCCGTCCGGCTGGCAGGGCACCGGCCCGGCGATCGTCACCGACGACCGCCCGCCGGCCGAGGCCACCTCGGGAAACCGCCTGCTCATGGTGTTGCTGTTCTTCTCCGGGCTGGCGGCCAGCCTCGCGCTCTGGCTCTTCGACACCCAGGCCGGCGCGATCAACGACACCGCGACCATGATGCTGGCGGTCGGCCGGATCACCGGCCTGGCCGGCGGCTACGTGCTCTTCATCCAGCTGCTGATGATGAGCCGGGTCTCCTGGCTCGAGGAGTGGGTCGGCGCCCGCGACCTGCTGCGCTGGCACCGCTGGCTGGGTACGTCGCTCGTGGTCCTGGTGCTCGCGCACATCGTCTTCATCGTCTACGGCTACGCGCTGACGGCCGAGGCCGGCGTGGTCGACCAGGCCTGGACGATCATCACCACGCTCCCCGAGATGATCAGCGCGGCGGTCGCCACCGGCCTGCTGGTGCTGATCAGCCTCATCTCGATCCGGGCGGCCCGCAGCAAGCTGCCGTACGAGTTGTGGCACTTCATCCACCTCACCGCGTACCTCGTGCTTTTGCTGGGTTATGGCCACCAGGTCGCGACGGGCGCGGACCTGTCCGGCCGCTTCGCCTCGATCTTCTGGCCCGGGCTGAGCGCGCTGGTGATCGCCGCCCTGGTCTGGGGCCGGCTGGTCGAGCCGCTCTGGCTGAACGTGCGGCACCGCTTCGAGGTGGCCGAGGTCGTCGCCGAGGGCACGAACACCTTCTCGATCTACATCGACGGCAAGAACCTCGACAAGCTTCCGGCCCAGGCGGGCCAGTTCATGCGCTGGCGGTTCCTGACCGCCAACGGCTGGTGGCAGTCGCACCCGTTCTCGCTCTCGGCGGCGCCGAACTCGCAGTGGCTGCGCCTGACCGTCGCGGCGGTCGGCGGGCACACCGCGAAGCTGGCGGAGATGGAGCCGGGCACACCGATCTGGGCCGAGGGCCCGTTCGGCACCTTCACCGCCCAGCGCCGCACCCGCCGCCGCGCCCTGCTGATCGCGGGCGGCAGCGGCATCGCGCCGATCCGCGCCCTGCTCGAGGACATGCCGCCGGACACGATCGTGATCTACCGCGCCAGCCGCCCCGACGAGCTGGTCTTCCGCGAGGAGCTGGAGGACCTGGCCGAGCGGCGCGACGCCTGGGTCCGCTACATCGTCGGCTCCCGCAACGACCCGGGCCCGCGCCGCCTCTTCACGGCGAACGGCCTGCTCGGTCTGGTGCCTGACGTCAACCGCCGGGATGTCTACCTGTGCGGCCCGCCCGGTCTGGTGGACGCCGCGGTGCAGACCCTGCGCGAGCTGGAAGTGCCAGACAGCCAGTTGCACCTAGACCCCTTCGAATTCTGA
- a CDS encoding phosphatidylinositol-specific phospholipase C: protein MHDAAATTLDATPNAALGALRAAPARALAADASYRTLGSASHPDWMQSLPDSTGLSALSIPGTHNSMSIHGGALTQTQESFGDSGATLARQLDAGIRMIDIRARVNGGNTFTIHHGAVYQNANFDDVLNVLRTFLAAHPGETVVMRLKQECTGEIGSCTDVSGQKSFPDIFDSYVSSLFWQPSVTRGAAAATPTLGAVRGKVVLAVLHGAYGSPIEHYGLTQFAQWGNGSSTYVQDNYSVPNVGAIATKRDQVRRHLDATSAGDPAKMYVNFGSGSSIFAQPQQVAGGAFGVQGVDPFLLIYLNEGHGLTRTGMVMLDFPGGGLIDKIISYN from the coding sequence GTGCACGACGCCGCGGCCACCACACTCGATGCCACGCCGAACGCCGCGCTCGGCGCGCTCCGCGCCGCACCCGCACGCGCGCTCGCTGCCGATGCGTCCTATCGGACGCTCGGTTCGGCGAGTCATCCGGACTGGATGCAATCCCTGCCCGATTCGACCGGTCTATCCGCGCTGTCCATTCCCGGCACGCACAACTCGATGTCGATCCACGGCGGCGCGCTGACCCAGACCCAGGAAAGCTTCGGCGACAGCGGTGCGACGCTGGCCCGGCAACTCGACGCCGGCATCCGAATGATCGACATTCGCGCCCGGGTGAACGGCGGGAACACCTTCACGATCCACCACGGCGCGGTCTATCAGAACGCCAATTTCGACGATGTCCTGAACGTACTGCGCACCTTCCTCGCGGCCCACCCGGGCGAGACCGTCGTCATGCGGCTCAAGCAGGAGTGCACGGGAGAAATCGGATCCTGTACCGACGTGTCGGGCCAGAAGAGCTTTCCGGACATTTTCGACTCGTACGTCTCCTCGCTGTTCTGGCAGCCGTCGGTGACCCGCGGGGCCGCCGCCGCGACGCCCACGCTGGGCGCGGTCCGGGGCAAGGTGGTGCTCGCCGTGCTGCACGGCGCGTACGGCAGCCCGATCGAGCACTACGGGCTGACCCAGTTCGCGCAGTGGGGCAACGGCTCCTCGACCTACGTCCAGGACAACTACTCGGTGCCCAACGTCGGCGCCATCGCCACCAAGCGCGACCAGGTCAGGCGCCATCTCGACGCCACGAGCGCCGGCGACCCGGCGAAGATGTACGTCAATTTCGGCAGCGGTTCCAGCATCTTCGCCCAGCCGCAGCAGGTGGCCGGCGGCGCGTTCGGAGTGCAGGGCGTCGACCCGTTTCTGCTGATCTACCTCAATGAGGGTCACGGCCTGACCCGTACCGGAATGGTCATGCTCGACTTCCCCGGCGGCGGCCTGATAGACAAGATCATCTCGTACAACTGA
- the cbiE gene encoding precorrin-6y C5,15-methyltransferase (decarboxylating) subunit CbiE — translation MTDNPAVLTVVGIGADGWPGLTGTATAALTGAEVIFGSSRQLALLPESVAAELHPWPTPLVPALRGLLESRRGRRIAVLASGDPMFHGIGATLIRLVGAASVRVIPSPSSVSLAAARLGWPLPDVDVLSLVSAPVEELHPLIHPGRKILILSAGARTPAAVAALLTSRGYADSVVTVLSQLGGPAEELIAGTAANLGSADFDPLNVVAVVCSTGADVSTRPSRPAAPWAGSPKSSGTDAGHSAGGHSAGGHSAGGRMDGGQADGGHADARHLESGHADVGCLDGGHADGGHPDFAHADDGHADGGRSADGLSDGRNLDVSHADGGRQDAGHFDGGRSVGGHSDGGHPDAGHLDGGHLDSGHMDSGHTDSGLSGGGRHLDGGRLDGGLPDGGRSGGGRSGGGRSGGGNGDPVLVGPRPLVPGLSDSVYASDGQLTKREVRAVTLALLGPQPGELLWDIGAGSGSIAIEWMRTHRDCRAIAIESSAERVERIVRNAAALGVPKLRVVEGRAPGALAGLPAPDVVFVGGGLTRDGVVEAALAALPAGGRLVANAVTLESEAVLAAWYARLGGELTRIAVNRASPVGGFTGWRAMMPVTIWSVIRP, via the coding sequence GTGACTGACAACCCCGCCGTCCTCACCGTGGTCGGCATCGGCGCCGACGGCTGGCCGGGCCTGACGGGTACGGCCACGGCGGCATTGACCGGCGCTGAGGTGATCTTCGGGAGCTCGCGCCAGCTGGCCCTGCTGCCGGAGTCCGTCGCGGCGGAACTTCACCCGTGGCCGACGCCGCTGGTTCCCGCGCTGCGGGGTCTGCTCGAATCACGTCGCGGCCGGCGCATCGCGGTCCTGGCCAGCGGCGACCCGATGTTCCACGGCATCGGCGCGACCCTGATCCGCCTGGTCGGCGCGGCGTCGGTGCGGGTCATCCCGAGTCCGTCGTCGGTGTCGCTCGCGGCCGCGCGGCTGGGCTGGCCGCTCCCGGATGTCGACGTGCTGAGCCTGGTCAGTGCGCCGGTCGAGGAACTGCACCCGCTCATCCACCCGGGCCGCAAGATCCTGATCCTCAGCGCGGGTGCGCGAACCCCGGCGGCCGTCGCGGCCCTGCTCACTTCCCGGGGGTACGCAGACAGCGTCGTGACCGTGCTCTCCCAACTCGGCGGCCCCGCTGAGGAACTGATCGCCGGAACCGCGGCTAACCTCGGCTCCGCCGACTTCGACCCGTTGAACGTCGTCGCCGTTGTCTGTTCGACAGGAGCCGACGTGTCCACAAGGCCCTCCCGGCCCGCCGCACCGTGGGCCGGTTCGCCGAAATCCAGTGGGACCGACGCCGGGCACTCGGCTGGCGGGCACTCGGCTGGAGGGCACTCGGCTGGAGGGCGCATGGATGGCGGCCAGGCGGATGGCGGCCACGCGGATGCCCGGCATTTGGAAAGCGGCCATGCGGATGTCGGGTGCCTGGATGGCGGCCATGCGGACGGCGGGCACCCGGATTTCGCGCACGCGGACGATGGCCACGCGGACGGTGGCCGCTCGGCTGACGGGCTGTCGGACGGCAGGAACCTGGATGTCAGCCACGCGGATGGCGGGCGTCAGGACGCCGGGCATTTTGACGGCGGCCGCTCGGTTGGCGGCCATTCGGACGGCGGGCACCCGGATGCCGGGCATCTGGACGGTGGCCACTTGGACAGCGGACACATGGATTCCGGGCACACGGACAGTGGACTCTCGGGCGGCGGCCGGCACTTGGATGGTGGGCGCCTGGATGGTGGCCTGCCGGATGGTGGGCGCTCGGGTGGTGGGCGCTCGGGTGGTGGGCGTTCGGGTGGTGGGAACGGGGATCCGGTCCTGGTCGGGCCTCGGCCGTTGGTTCCTGGGCTGTCCGACTCCGTCTACGCGAGCGACGGTCAGCTCACCAAACGCGAGGTCCGCGCCGTAACCCTGGCGCTTCTCGGCCCGCAGCCCGGCGAGCTGCTCTGGGACATCGGCGCCGGCTCCGGCAGTATCGCGATCGAGTGGATGCGTACCCACCGGGACTGCCGGGCGATCGCCATCGAGTCGTCCGCCGAACGAGTCGAGCGGATCGTGCGGAACGCGGCCGCTCTCGGGGTACCGAAGCTCAGGGTTGTCGAGGGCCGCGCGCCCGGCGCTCTCGCCGGGCTGCCCGCGCCCGACGTGGTTTTCGTCGGCGGCGGACTGACCCGCGACGGCGTCGTCGAGGCCGCCCTGGCCGCGTTGCCCGCCGGTGGGCGGCTGGTCGCCAACGCGGTGACCTTGGAATCGGAGGCGGTGCTGGCGGCCTGGTATGCGCGGCTGGGCGGCGAGCTGACGCGGATCGCCGTCAACCGGGCTTCGCCGGTCGGCGGGTTCACGGGATGGAGAGCGATGATGCCGGTGACCATCTGGTCGGTGATCAGGCCGTGA
- the cobM gene encoding precorrin-4 C(11)-methyltransferase, giving the protein MESDDAGDHLVGDQAVTVHFIGAGPGAADLITVRGQRLIGSSPVCLYAGSLVPTELLAFCPPGARLVDTAGLDLDEILAEMVAAAKAGQDVARLHSGDPSVFSAVAEQMRRLDAAGIGYDVTPGVPAFAAAAAALGREFTVPGVAQTVILTRTAERATAMPPGEDLATLGASRSTMVLHLAVQRIEAVVAELVPNYGADCPVAVVARASREDELIVRGTLADIAGKVTAAGIRRTAVIVVGAALTASVFPGSHLYSTQRCRS; this is encoded by the coding sequence ATGGAGAGCGATGATGCCGGTGACCATCTGGTCGGTGATCAGGCCGTGACGGTGCATTTCATCGGGGCCGGGCCGGGTGCGGCCGACCTGATCACGGTACGTGGGCAGCGGCTGATCGGGTCGTCGCCGGTCTGCCTGTACGCGGGCAGCCTCGTGCCCACCGAGCTGCTGGCGTTCTGCCCGCCGGGTGCGCGGCTTGTCGACACGGCCGGGCTGGATCTGGACGAGATTCTCGCCGAGATGGTGGCCGCGGCGAAGGCGGGGCAGGACGTGGCCCGGCTGCACTCCGGTGATCCGTCGGTGTTCAGCGCGGTCGCCGAGCAGATGCGGCGGCTCGACGCGGCCGGGATCGGCTACGACGTGACGCCGGGTGTGCCCGCGTTCGCGGCGGCGGCCGCGGCGCTGGGGCGGGAGTTCACGGTGCCCGGGGTCGCGCAGACGGTGATTCTGACGCGGACCGCCGAGCGGGCCACGGCGATGCCGCCGGGTGAGGATCTCGCGACGCTGGGTGCGAGCAGGTCGACGATGGTGTTGCACCTGGCCGTGCAGCGCATCGAAGCGGTGGTGGCCGAGCTGGTGCCGAACTACGGCGCGGATTGCCCGGTGGCGGTGGTGGCGCGGGCGAGCCGGGAGGACGAGCTGATCGTCCGGGGCACGCTTGCCGACATCGCCGGGAAGGTGACCGCCGCGGGCATCCGGCGTACCGCGGTGATCGTGGTCGGTGCGGCGTTGACGGCCTCGGTTTTTCCCGGCAGCCATCTCTATTCGACTCAGCGTTGCCGGTCGTGA